The DNA segment aGGACTGCGTCGTGCAGACCCCGCAGGGCCAGGACTACTCGGGCAAGTGCTACGCGGGGAAGCAGGTACCAGGGGCCCGACCTGGGCGACAAGGGACTGGGGCGGCCGGAAGGCGGGGGTCTGGCTAGCTCAGCCTCGTCCCCCCAGATCACAGGCGTGTCCATCCTGCGGGCCGGCGAGACCATGGAGCCTGCGCTGCGGGCCGTGTGCAAGGACGTGCGCATCGGCACCATCCTCATCCAGACCAACCAGCTCACCGGGGAGCCCGAGgtggggggcctgggggaggggggtccgtgggggagggcggggcacggggggcctgggggaggggggtccggtgggggggcggggcacgGGGAGCCCAGGTGGAGCCTTCGGTTTGGGCCGCCCTGACCCTGTGGCTGCCTGCAGCTCCATTACCTGCGGCTCCCCAAGGACATCAGTGACGACCACGTGATCCTGATGGACTGCACAGTGTCCACTGGCGCGGCGGCCATGATGGCGGTGCGGGTGCTGCTGGTGAGTGGTTGGGAgggggcggcgggcgggggcgggcgcTGGGCCCAGCTCACGCCCTCGCCGCGCAGGACCACGACGTGCCCGAGGACAAGATCTTCCTGCTGTCGCTGCTCATGGCGGAGATGGGCGTCCACTCGGTGGCCTATGCTTTCCCGCGCGTGAGAATCATCACCACGGCGGTGGACAAGCGCGTCAACGACCTCTTCCGCATCATCCCCGGCATAGGTGAGGCTGCCCGGCCCTGTCAGTGACAGCTGGGGGGGCAGGTGGGCCTGAGCCCCCACCACAAGGACCTGCTTCTTCCCCCAGGGAACTTCGGCGACCGCTACTTCGGGACTGACGCCGTCCCCGATGGCAGCGATGAGGAGGAAGGGGGCTCCGTGGGGTagccgccctccccgcccccaaccccTTCTGCTTCCCCGGGGCTTACAGGGTAGAGATGTtaacttattttaattaaaaaatgtgttgTCGGTGTACCTTGTCtaaacattttgtaaaataaaacttgaaaattaaGCTGTGACTGGTTAGCTGGGGTGCGGGAGTGGTGTcctgcctgggccctgggctTGGGGAGTGGCCCCCAGGGCTGCCCCAGTCCCCAAGCGGCGAGGCCACTGTGGAGAGAGAGGGACTGAGGAGCCTGGCCTCCGCTGGGTGGTCCTGGTTGGGCCCCCACCTTCCCCGCAGGACAGGGGCTTCTGGTCTTGTACTTGGCTTTTCTCACCGTCCAGGGTCAGTGCAGATTTAGGAGAGGACAGAGCTGGGCCTGCAGCTCCTGGCCCTGCTAGACTGGCCCCTTGGTGGCCACCTGGCCTGGGCCTGGAGCTCTGGGTCTTACAAGATGTCGACAGCCTCCACAGCCACTTCCCTCCCGCAGCACGTGTTTGTccgaggcgggggcggggcggaaaTGGGTGTGGGCGGGGCTGGAGGGAGTGAGGAACCGGCCCTGGCCTCGCAGGAACCCCGCTTGCAGGGGATGTGGCCGGTGCCTCACTGAGCCGGCCACACCGCTCAGGGTCAGAAACCACATCCCGCCCTGCCTTCGCCGCTCCCGGGCAAGGGCACCGGCGAGGGTGCTGCCTGCCTGGCCCCACAGCCTGATGCCGGTTGATTCGCAGCTGCTGCGAGTGAGCTGCCAGAAGCATCCCCCACCGTCCCCCACCTCCTGGCCTGGCTCTTGCCCTTTCCTGCCCTCCTGGTCTCCTCGGTTTCCACTCACCTCACAAAGGCCATGTCATGGGAAAGCTCGTCATGGGGCGGGGACAGGAAGTCCCTGGGTGGGGACCAGGCCAAGGGCAGCAGATAAAGGCGGGAGCTTGTCCACAGGTGGCCAGGCGCCAGGGTAGAGGAGCGACACAGCCCCAAGGTCAGCAGGAGGGGCCTCTCCTCCCCAACCTGGTGAGTGGACCCTCCCCCATATCTCCAGGGCCCCATtcgttggttggttggttggttcatTCACTCATCCTGCGCTCTGTGCCGGGAGCCTGGAGGCTGCAGCAGGCCTGGCCCTGCTCAGGTGCTGTGATGCAGCTGACACCCTTCTGTCTGGCCAGCTCTTCCCAGATGAGCAATGGGGCAAACCGTTGTTGATGAGCTGGGCAAGAGCTAGGTCGTCCTGGGAGGGGCCCCGAGTCCAGCTAGAGGACGAGCAGCTCCCACAGAAGAAATCAGACCCACATGTGCTCATGCATGTGCAGATGGCCACATGgccccagacacacacacgtgcgtgaTGCAGCTCAGGGCCCCCACCTCACTCAGCCGCCAGCCTCGGGGGGTGGGACGGCTTCCTTCCGCTTCTCGAGGGTCGGTGGTGGCCTAGGGCCGAGCCCTGCCTGCTCAGGCTGCGGCTCCTCATCAGAGACAGACGAGGTAGGGGAGTTCTTGGGCCACTTCCTGCCAGGACCCCAAGGGGTGGTCCTTCTAAACAGCCCTGACAGAGGGTCTTCGGGGTGCCAATGGGAGGAAGGGGCaatccctccagcccctcctggtCCCAGAAACAGGACCAGGATCCAAGGTCCAAGGCTGTCCTGGGGACAGGGCTCAGCACAGCCGCTGGAAACGTCGGGGGCTTCGCGTTTGGGAAGAAACCTTGGGTGGTGCCCTTCAGGGCCGGAGGAGCCCACCCCCAGGGAAAACCTCTCAGGCTGTGTGGCAGCTGGGACCGATTAGCAGCCCCTGGTGTTGCCTTCCGGGCACCTGGGCTCCTGTGGGCCCAACGGAGGCCGAGGGGTCAGCGGGTAGCAGGGAGAAGCTGAGGGTGGAGCTGCAGCCTGCAGCCTCAGAGCCCGGGCCAGGACGGGGCGGGAGGCAGACCCGGAGCCCCTCCCTCACTTGTCCAGAAGTTCCTGGGACACAGGGTGAGGAGCCCAGAGGAGCAACGTGCCTGCTGAGGACCCATCAGCCGCCTGGGCAGTGCCTCCAGGACTGTCCAACCTGAGAATGGTGAGCATCCAGGGGCAATCTCAGGTTCGTCAGCCCGCGAGGtgccgccccctccccagcagcTGCTGCCACGGGGCGAGGGGCATGTGCACTTGGGCCAGTCGGCAGAAGGATCTGGTGGGTCGGTACCACCTGGGCAAGGACACCGCCCGTCACGGTGTCACCGATGGGCCACCTGGCATCAGAACGCACCCACAAGACGCCTGTATCCTGGGCCCCGCCTGACGCAGCCCTAAGTGCTCCAGGGTGAGTCCGAGGAAGGGGCACCGGTGTACAggttcctgggccagggctggggcacgACGCAGCCAGAGATGCTGCGGGCAGCTGGGAGACCTCCAGGCTCTCTGAGGTCAAGCTGAGGGCTTGTGGGTagcaggaagggagggggccATGGATTCAGATGTGAAGGAacagggcaggggcagcaggtGGGTTTTAGCCGTGCTTGGGTTAGAAGGGTAAGAACAGGGCAGCTAGCACGGGGTTCACGGGGACCCAGGTCTGTGACCCCGGGATGGGAGCTATGGCGATAGCAGCGACACATCCGCTGGGGTGGCCGCACTGCCGGGTGGGCGGGCTGGCCTAACTCCCCGCGCAGGGCCCTCGGTGCCCCTGGTCACCGATCGGCTGCCCACTGGGGGGCCCCCGAGAACCGCCCCGGCGTCACGTGTCTGGGGGTGGGACTGGCGCGGCGCTGGCTTGGACCCTCCCCAACCGccaccacgcccccccccccccccagtcccAGCGCGAGCGGAGTGTCCCggcccagggctgctgggggTCACGCGCCCGGACGGAAAGGGCCAGGGCCGAATGGACAGGGCTGGAGACAGCCGCGGTCTCGGGCGCCGCGGGTGCTGCCTCAGGGCCCCCCCGGCGTTCTGGGGAGTCCGAGCAGGGGGGGTCTCCCTGAGGCCAGAGGGAGACGGGTCCCCGGGACTTGGAGCGGGTGGGCGGCCCGGCGCGCCAGGGGCAGGGGCCGCCCCACAGCGATAGGTTCCTCCCGCCGGGACGGGCCACACGGCGTCCTCGGGCCCGGAGCCCGACCTGGGAGACGCTTCTCCCCTCGGGCGGGTGACGCCAGGCGCGCCCGGACCCCCGCCCCTCCTCGTGGCCACGCCCCGCGCGCCCACGGGCGGGGCTGCCTTGTGGTGCTGCGAgtggggcggggaaggggggcGGGAGGTCCGCCTAGGACCCTGCCCGCACGCTGCGACCCCGACGACCCCGACTTCAGCCAGGAGCTTCAGCCAGGGTCCTGGAACTGGGCACGGGAGGGCAAGGGGCATCGGGGGGACTTAGGAGTCTTTCCGAGGTGCCATTCAGCCGCGCCCGCGGCCCTCGGTCCCCCTAAACCAGGGCCAGTAGGGGCTGAGGTCCCGCTGCCCACCACCCCGAATGCGCATCATGAAGGGGTGGTGTCACGTTGTCACGTCCTATTTCTAAGTATCCCAGatagaaaatactgaaaataaggaaaaacgTGTGAGGACGACAAGGctggcagggaggtgggaagggggccTTCCTCTCTGTGGATGTGCAGGGCATTTGGGGCCACCAGTCAAGGGCGGGCTTCCAGACGCCTGCCCAGCGATGGTCCCCGGTGAGGGCAGTGCAGCTCTGCTTCACCAGCCAGGAACTAAAACCCACCTGTATCCTCAGTGAACAAGACCACCAACCACTTGTGTTTAATTCATATGATATGTGCTGTACAGAAATTAACTAGACCTAGATGTAACCACCTggattgagaaaaaaaaaccctgcgcTAAACGGACACTCACAGTGATTTAGTGCTGTACAACTTATGAAATCTTAGCAATCAGTGGTACGTGTTATTTATGGACGCTGAGACTGGTAGGCAGGGTTTAAAACCACAAACAGAAGTGAGCTGGAGTGCCTAGTGGGCCACCTCTGGGCCTGGGAGAGACGTACAAGTGGGTCTTCACtgtcatgttttcttttgtgGGAAATCTAAACTACTCCATATTTGTTATGTACGAATAGAGTTTCAAGGTGTTTGTTACACAATTCTTAGTATTTTTAGGCTGTTTAGATTTTTTCAAATCATTTCCGCCAGGCCCTTCGCTAAGGGCAAGGACACAGAAGGAAGACCCAGCACCCACCCCACCTGAGGGGGGCACAAGCGCGAGGGACCAGCGCCCCCGGGGCGTGGGAGGCAGCGCCGGCAGCCAGGCCTGGTGTTTCTGGAGGTACCTGCTCGCTACAGCCCTGCAGTGCCAGGTAGCCAGACCCCTGGGCCTCCTGGGTTAGGGTGGCCTCTCCCACCGAACGCCAGGGTCCGCAGGGCCTGAGCACCCCGATGTGTACAGAAGGGCACACGTGGTGGACGTACACACCCTGAGGCAGAGATGCCGCCTCCTGCAAGAGCCCAGGAGTGGATGCTTGTCTCGGGTGGGAGACAGGCACAAAGGCACCACGTCAGGGGGCCGTGGTGGTGCTCAGGCTGtcccctgctcccctctccctgccgTCCAAGTGATGGGGGGGAGGGAAATCTCAGAACTCCCTGGGAGCCAGGTAGGACGACGGACCCTGCCTGGGAGATGCCAGAGGGCAGGGCCGGGTCACCAGCCGCTTGGAGACAACCCAGGAAGATGGGGCAGCGGTGTCCAGGCGTGAGGACCCGAGCATACTGCACGCTGATGCCCTGGGTGGAGCAGGCAGAGGGACAGGAGCTGGACGTGGGCGGGGCTGCCCAAGGGGCAGAGGAGCTGGCCAGGTGCCCTCTGCGGTAGCCCCTTCCTGACTTTGTGCTGCCAGCTGAGGACAGGCCCAGGACTGGCCTGCTCTCCTGGAGAGCTGCAGCCCCGCTCACCCGGCCAGACAGCTGCTCATGAGCAGCAGGATGGAGGGGCCGCTGTCTGAGGGCGGCAGGGATGGTTCCCAGAGGCTGAGGTGGTAGGACGGTCAGCTGGGTGGATAGGAGGGGACAGTGGGACCAGTGGTTGTTGGCCACTGGCTTGCTGGCCGTGTCCCAGGAGGGCTCCAGGACCCACAGTCCAAGCTGCCCTTGGCGTGTGGCTCTCCCAGCTCAAACATTCCTTCCCTCACCCCAGTCGTGGTATTTAGAAAATGGAGGGGAGTCTGTCCACACTCAGACCAGGCAGGTGGTAGCGAGGTCCCAGCCCCCAGAGGACTCAGGAGGGCCGCTGAGCTCAGCTGCCCCCAGAGCGCAAGACTCCCCTAAAGCAGGACCACGCAGGCATCGTTAAATAAAGCACCCACCCAGCCTGcagtgaaaacatttattttttacaagttATCTTTATTATAGGTCAACATTCAGACATAAGAGACCATCACCATGGGAAACCACCGTGaccctccagcccagccccaggggtGTGCGTGGGCTCAGGGCGGAGGTCGGTCCCAGCAGCAGGACACAGCAGCACACGGACGATCGCGGTCCACGCGCCTGCATTTAGCTTCTAACCATGACGCATACATGTTTCAGTGTAAACTGCTCCCCTCGCCCACCCTGAAACACCCTTATTTCCAGGGAGACAAAATCACCAAAAGCTGCTGCCCACAGGAccccaggcccagccgcttcctCCCCGGGGACCCTCCAGGGTGGATCTGGGGTCAGAACAGAGACCCCTTTGAACGTGGCTTTGTCACTGATTGTATCTGATGCTTAGAAAATTGGTTTTAATGtttcaggggagggaggggtttcCAGCCGCTCACCTGTGGGTCAAGTGAGCCCCCAGGTATGGGTGTGACCTTGGCAGCCCTGCACCCTACCCTGGAGGAGCCGACACTGGCAGCGCTCGGGCACCCGGCCTGCCGTCCACACTGATTCCAGGGACACAACAGGGCCGCTGTTTCCTTCTGTGCACATGGCAGAGGAGCTCGCCCAGACCCCCTGCTCCTGCCCCGACTCGTCAAGAAACCAGAGGCTGTCTGGGAGCCACTTTTATTGTACTGTCGCTTCGCCCCGGACGGCGGCACTCACGCCGCTgggtgatatatacatatacacatatgtacacacaccgCCCACACCTACAGCAGAGACGACGCCAACCGCGCTTGAAAGGACAGTAAAAATGTAGCTTTTGCCACTTCCACAGGAGAAGGAGTCACaaccaaaataacaaaacagGCGAGTCCTGTGTCACAGGGGCTCACAGCTCAGAACGCTGGGAAAGGAGTGACATCAGTCACTGTTTCACGCCCCTCACCACCACCGCCGCCCCCCGCGCTGTCCCCCTGGCGGGATGTGCTGAGAGCCAGGGAAGAACGGACCGGGCCCCTCCAGGGAGAGCCCACGAGCCGGTGCCCGCCCCCCTCACAGGTGGTCTCACACCAGGTGCCACGGAGGCTGCCCGTCTCCCCAGCGGGCACGGCACAAGCTCCCTTGGAACAGACCGCCCGCGGTTAGAATACGCCAGATGGTCCCGGCAGGGCCCCTCCCCAAGCAGGAGCCCTGTGGACACAGCACGCCCAAGCGGCCCCAGTGGACACAGCACGCCTAAGGGGCCCCAGCGGAGCTGGCTGCTCGACTCGTCGGAGAAGTAGGAAAGCTCACGCACGAGCGGTAACGTCTACAGCaggttgaaaacagaaaaacgcCCAGAAAGGACAAGAGACCACGTCACCAAGCGAAAACAGAAATGTACGCGCGGCAGCTCCCGTCTGCACCCTGCAGCCTCTCCCACGCTCCCGGCAGGCCACAGGCGGGCAGCGCTGTCAGAGCCTCAGGGCACCCAGCACTGGCCTCGGTGGCCCTGGAGCGAGGGCCGAGGCGCTCCTGTTCCCATCACAGCAGGAGAGGGTTGTCCCCTCCGCGCACGTGAACAGAGGGCCCTCCAGACACAACACCCCGCTCACCAGGGAAGCAGATGGGCCACACAAGGAAAAGGGAAATGCAACCAGGGACCTAGGTCTTCAGTCAGCGGGAGGGCCTGAAAGCACAGACAGGGAAGTCTTTGAAAGGGTTTCTGCCTCCAAGTCAACAAAGTGGACGTGCGTCGGGGTCAGGGCCGGGGTCAGGTGCGGGGGCATGGTCCAGGCCCTGCGCCTGGCCTCGGGGTGCCCAGCCCTCGCGGAGTCATCAGCTTCGCCTTGAGGATTGTTCTCATCACCGTCACgatttgtttagtttttacaAATTCTACAGGAGACTGGGTTCAACAAACCTCCGGACCTGCCCCTCTGGCCTCCAGGGGAGCATCACGTTTCTAGTGGACGATCAGAAAGATTCGGGAACCAAAAGACCCGGCAGAGATCCGCCCTGACCTGCGTGACGCGCCTCGGAGTTTTCTGCCCACGAAGCAATGACACGGTCACTGTGGAAGGCGGCTGCCTACCTGAAGCCCAACCTCTGAACTTCGTGCTTGGCCGCTCTAGGGAAAAACAACTCATTTCCTAAAGTTATTTCCAGAAACGTCAGGAAGGCCGACTAGAGCCTGCTCTCAGGCTGAATTCTTGCTGGCCTGGAATTGGCACCTAAGACTGTCCTAGTGTCTGGCCTCCTCCCTGCTCCAGGGCAGGTCAAACAACGGATTTCTTGTCCTTCTGAGAGGCCGGATCTCAGCAGATTATTCCTCATTTAACATCAGCGCAGACCTCCCCTCTTGCTGACCGTCTTCGTGATTGTTTTCAAGggcaaaaccccaaacaaaacgGAACCCACAAGTGCCCACGGACCTGGTGCCTGCAGAGCCGGACGCTCACCCCCCACAGCACCGTGAGGGCAGCGGGCACCCGGGGCctgggcggggctggggtggggtggtggtagtCGGTGGCTCGGGAAGGTGTCCTGGTGCGTCTGACCTCCTTGCGTGCTGCCCCTGCCCCACGGCCTTCCCTACGGGACATTCCGGAGGAGCCCAGCAGTCACGAGGTGCATGATGGGAAACCAGACCCACTTGGGCCACGCAGGTCCCGCGGCAGGTGCTGGTCTGCGCGGGCCCAGCACAGCCACGTCTCCAAGTCCTCAGAGCAGGGGCCACCCACAGGTCTGGACGCAGACAAGACAGACTGGCTTCCAACAGCCCACAGACGGTGCACGGACAGAGGTGAGCGGGGCTTCTGTGGTCTGGCTGCGGGCTAACGAGCCCAAGGGCACCAGGGCCACTTGGGGACCCAACCCTCTGCCCTGAGTGTGCCTTTGGTCCAGCTGGTCCTTTCTCCGTGAGCCCAACGTCTCTAGCTCTGCCCAAACCAGCAACGACAGCCAAAGGGAGCAGTCGGAGGAAAGCGAGGGGGGGGTGAGAGCTCTGCGAAGCACAGAGGGGAGGGCTGTGCAGCCCACTCACCACGGGCAGCCTGGACTCCCAGCCCCTCTGACCACCACTAATTGGGCCGCTGCTGCCATCTGTGGTTCTTAGAGGTTCAAAGAGCATTACCAAGAGGCCAGGTGGGCCTGAAGGAATGTGGAGGACGAtgcagggaaggggagagtggaGGCTGCGGAAGGGGCCCCATCCATCCAGCTCATGGCCTGGGGACGTGTGGGAACGTCCCCACCCCGGGAGGGAGCACACTCGAAGCACGGGGGCCTCAGGTCAGACATGAGAAACAACTGCTACAGGCTAAGCAGACGAGGTGAACGGGTCCCGCATAGACTGTCCTTGGTACGAATGCCACAGAAACGCCCCGGCGCTGGGAGAGTGGGCCCAGCTCCTTCCTGGCGGGTGAGTCCAGAGGCCCTGCCTGTGGCCACATGGTTGGCAGGCCCGGGGCAGGGAGCAGACCCCACGGCTCCAGCCAGGCAGCACCTGCCTCAGGCCCCCATGGGCACGGGGAACGGAGCCCGAGCCCGCCTGACCGCGAGGGACCACACGGGCCGTCCAACCGCTGCGTCGACCTGCCCGAGAGCCCTGAGGCGGCCCCACGGCCGGGGAATGcggcctggccgcaacacgctCACAGTACAGACAGACATGGAACGTAACCCTGCACATGCTATTAAAAAAGGGAACAACAGAAGAAGAAGACCGTAGCTAAACTGCTCGAAACACTGCATGCTACGCACTTCGTGTGTCAGGGATCGGCGGGTGAGCGGGCACAGAGGCGGGCTGGCGCTGCCCTCCCGGGGCCAGGGCGGCTCCCGCCCCACCTCTGGGACTACAGTCCATGATTCTAAGGTCGAGTGGCGGGGTGCTGACTGACCCTTGAATCACAGCTTCTCCTGAATTTAGTTGAACCCATCGGTGTGATAGCTGGGGTGGGAGTCGGCTGTGAGCTGGGTGGTCTCCGTGGCGGACGCCGGCTGGACGACGATCGGCGTGTCTGCGGCCTCTGAAAGCAAGCGACGCGTGGCCTCAGGTCGGGCCAGTGGGCCTCTCGGCCCCTGACACCGTCTCTGGGCGACACGCTCGGCCACCTGGTGGCTCGACCGGGGTCGGAGGTCGTAAGACAAGCGCCCAGGGCGGGGCGAGGCTGCCAGGACCTCCGCCCCACATGACCTTCGTCAGCGGCCTCGGCCCTCGGCCCTCGGCCCTCCCCGCCTACTCAGCTACCACAGTCTGCGGCGGGGACAGCCCTCCGCGCCTGCTTTACCTCCGGCGTCCACGTTCACACCTCAACCGTCCCGCCGCCACCACAAACACTCCCGCACAGTGTCAGTGCCCTCCTGTTTGACGAGACAGGGCGACACGTTCAGGGCCCGCTCCGGCCCCGCCCCTCACGCGCGCCCCGGGCGGCGGGCACACTCACCCCTCTCGTCGGACTGCAGCTGCGCTTCCAGGTCCTCGGGGGACACGTAGAACTCGGTCTCCTCGCCCTCAGGCGCCTTGGGCTTGCACTTCCCGCAGCAGCAGTTGAAGCagcagcagaggcagcagcagcagtagcagcaggtGAGGAGCCCGCAGAACACAAACAGGGCCTGTGGGCAAGGGGACGTGGTTGTGCGGCGAGGCCGGGATGCAGCTCTCAACCTGCGCCCACCTCCGACCCCCGCCAGGGTCACAGAGGGGTCCTCACACCAGCAGTGGACTCTTTTCCAGATCAAGGAGAATAAAGAAAGCACTGAACACGGGGAcaggagggcaggaaggaggagacCAGCTGCGTAAAGAAGGGTAACTCctgagaggggaggagggctgaCTGGCCGCTGCCAGACAGGCTTCCGACAGCTCAGcgccctgcagtgagccacaccCTCGGGCCTCACACGACAGATGCTTTGGATAGAATCAGGAAACCAGGTAATGTtacaatataaaacaataatatttttttcagaagtttCTCAAGCTAgatatttctaacaagttttccCTAATCACAAAAATAAATCTATCCACGAAGTGATGAAAAAGTTCATTTCCTATTTCTACCACAGTGACTCACGAAAGAAAATGCTGTGGACGTCACCACTCGGCACAGACCTCGCTCTGTGCGCGCGGGCTGGACGCAGGCAGGCCACAGGCCAGCTACAATCTGCTGGGACCGGGCCTTTGCCCCTATCTATGGGGACGAGGAGCCCGCCACGTGCCCAGATCCACCTGGCGGGATGCGAGAGTGGGAGCTGCGCCCTCACCTTGGCCCACCAGCTGGAGAGCACGAAGTAGGTGTTCACGTTCTCCTCCCCGAACTGCTCGGCCACGTAGAGCCCCAGCGAGCCGTACTTGTCGTAGATGTTTCTTTTCGTGGAGTC comes from the Delphinus delphis chromosome 15, mDelDel1.2, whole genome shotgun sequence genome and includes:
- the DNAJC5 gene encoding dnaJ homolog subfamily C member 5, which translates into the protein MADQRQRSLSTSGESLYHVLGLDKNATSDDIKKSYRKLALKYHPDKNPDNPEAADKFKEINNAHAILTDSTKRNIYDKYGSLGLYVAEQFGEENVNTYFVLSSWWAKALFVFCGLLTCCYCCCCLCCCFNCCCGKCKPKAPEGEETEFYVSPEDLEAQLQSDEREAADTPIVVQPASATETTQLTADSHPSYHTDGFN